The following coding sequences lie in one Nakaseomyces glabratus chromosome K, complete sequence genomic window:
- the YSF3 gene encoding U2 snRNP complex subunit YSF3 (CAGL0K09823g~Ortholog(s) have role in spliceosomal complex assembly and U2 snRNP localization), translated as MSQSSTSTEEWLLKVRRDTISSMIQHSGLNEYIMLAKGDDCRRTTQIDLIEKYCNSFPAGHSYGQKK; from the coding sequence ATGTCCCAGAGTTCTACCAGCACAGAAGAATGGCTGCTTAAGGTGCGAAGAGATACTATATCTTCCATGATTCAGCATAGTGGGCTAAATGAATACATAATGTTAGCTAAGGGTGATGATTGTAGGAGAACTACTCAGATAGACCTCATTGAAAAGTATTGCAACAGCTTTCCAGCTGGTCACAGCTATGGtcagaagaaataa
- the SRV2 gene encoding adenylate cyclase-binding protein (CAGL0K09790g~Ortholog(s) have actin binding, adenylate cyclase binding activity), giving the protein MSDSKFAMQGYNLVKLLKRLEDATARLEDVTIYQEGYLQSKMESGVIDHQSSGGSGIEAKAAGVKSESQEVPQAVASMPASIEKFDKFIKERVEPFVELSEKIDPVVFQITELFKGAFDAQLEFLKVAVKSKKPDFTSQAFADALQPITKAITAIGDLKDANRQSKYFAFLNAVTEGAPLFSWITVETPVSLVGDFKEAAQFWTNRVLKDFKDTNPDASTWVQNFMSIFDKLKEYVKEYHTTGVSWDAKGSDFETVFKNSKNTQSSTSSPAAPSPAPSAGGPPPPPPPPPASVFEVKNDTAEKPAASGIDAVFAELNQGENITKSLKKVDKSQQTHKNPELRASSVVASKAAPPPKPKKPSALTTKKPPRKELLGNKWFIENFDDESEPIVIETQKDESVFIGKCCKTLVQIKGKVNAISLSETESCSVVLYSSISGMDIIKSNKFGVQVEGSLPQISIDQSQGGSIYLSKESMSTEIYTSCSTSINVNLPIGEDEDYVEFPIPEQLKHTFDNGKMKSDVFVHAG; this is encoded by the coding sequence ATGTCTGACTCGAAGTTTGCGATGCAAGGGTACAACCTTGTGAAGTTGTTGAAGAGACTGGAGGACGCCACTGCGCGTCTGGAGGATGTTACAATCTACCAGGAAGGCTATTTGCAGTCGAAGATGGAGTCTGGTGTGATAGACCACCAGTCTAGCGGTGGTAGCGGCATTGAGGCCAAGGCTGCTGGTGTAAAGAGTGAGTCACAGGAAGTGCCACAGGCTGTCGCTTCCATGCCTGCCTCGATTGAGAAGTTCGATAAGTTTATTAAGGAGAGAGTTGAACCATTTGTAGAGCTATCCGAGAAGATTGACCCTGTTGTATTCCAAATTACCGAGTTGTTCAAGGGTGCCTTTGATGCCCAATTGGAGTTCTTGAAGGTTGCCGTCAAGTCCAAGAAGCCTGACTTCACCTCGCAGGCTTTTGCGGATGCTTTGCAACCAATCACAAAGGCCATTACTGCTATCGGTGATTTGAAGGATGCCAATCGTCAGAGCAAGTATTTTGCTTTCTTGAACGCGGTCACTGAAGGTGCGCCTCTTTTCTCTTGGATCACCGTCGAAACTCCAGTTTCGTTGGTGGGCGACTTTAAGGAAGCGGCTCAGTTCTGGACTAACAGAGTGCTAAAGGATTTCAAAGACACAAACCCTGATGCCTCTACTTGGGTCCAAAACTTCATGTCAATCTTCGATAAACTGAAGGAGTACGTCAAGGAGTACCACACCACTGGTGTCAGTTGGGACGCAAAGGGCAGCGATTTCGAAACAGTTTTCAAGAACTCTAAGAATACACAGTCATCCACTTCATCGCCAGCAGCTCCTTCTCCTGCTCCAAGTGCAGGCGGCCCACCACCACCTCCACCTCCTCCACCAGCATCCGTCTTTGAAGTTAAAAACGACACTGCTGAAAAGCCTGCCGCATCTGGTATTGACGCCGTCTTTGCAGAATTGAACCAAGGTGAAAATATCACAAAGTCCTTAAAGAAGGTCGACAAATCTCAGCAAACCCACAAGAACCCAGAGTTGCGTGCTTCTTCAGTAGTTGCTTCTAAGGCTGCCCCTCCACCAAAACCAAAGAAACCTTCTGCACTAACTACCAAGAAGCCTCCTAGAAAGGAACTTCTTGGTAACAAATGGTTCATCGAAAactttgatgatgaatctGAACCAATTGTTATTGAAACTCAAAAGGATGAATCTGTATTTATTGGTAAGTGTTGCAAGACATTGGTGCAAATTAAAGGTAAAGTCAATGCTATCTCTTTGAGTGAAACAGAATCTTGTAGCGTTGTACTATACTCTAGTATTTCTGGTATGGACATCATTAAGTCTAATAAGTTTGGTGTCCAAGTTGAGGGCTCCTTGCCACAAATATCCATAGACCAATCCCAAGGTGGTAGCATATATCTGTCAAAGGAATCAATGAGCACAGAAATTTACACTTCGTGTTCTACTTCGATAAATGTTAATTTGCCAATTGGTGAGGATGAGGATTATGTTGAGTTCCCAATTCCTGAACAATTGAAGCATACTTTCGACAACGGCAAGATGAAGTCAGATGTTTTCGTGCACGCTGGATGA
- the EAF7 gene encoding Eaf7p (CAGL0K09746g~Ortholog(s) have role in DNA repair, histone acetylation, regulation of transcription from RNA polymerase II promoter and NuA4 histone acetyltransferase complex localization) → MDWSIVDEIRLFRWVSEFKPCGSQNVGNVKKIVDRLNNPEKYPVLMLQKDTSRRRISKVFTIEDVVRKLSQYYDLDEAGRVEDGVRDVGGADDDTSSLQLDIPDLDHSDTKRHDNRERSLAETLGEGTLDHDHSFTIGSDRSIVRQDTKNSSFVSGVENSIKDTSQFSANSSKGNADMAQEIKVTGTPKKTADNTISNFDDIEMPDAHQESEPDTPLETQEQNNVEESGNNNEEKAIEVDKDVGNESIGNSESVAEEPAHISSKEDIPSKETSNVDHLSKATNSNEIEENSMHSGKGEKELAIELEKSNTQDEKTGLPTEDDIENNNDTNKSAVSDTEQSKDESATIGDNKKENTAQEIQTSEQHSSRSPANDVNDDSLKSAHETQVNEFEKDETSGTNQPIKEDSMSKKIPEEIKETTTAAGVNCGEESEIRKDDEETSTLSSVDESSNMNDSNQLEEVDVEINKNSEEGSPISELNGKQITEENALANKDTPDGDTKEAAPTEKKTETQDIESTSEAGELRVHEGNEKETTSDSNNQEQENKESDLDIALAKNDVEQELQNDNVTENTTIDRESNDGTLQESETQDKVEVAPIGNSDIKSEDKGEFQDTSIVNENNEDTQVNSEEANDDRDISDNKGESNEKLEEGKKTEEDSGINDNQKVDLKDNDASDDVVGDQTTKVGSNNDIEDKNDEEATVKETNNESSEEQDYMAANTEDKDTNEDEKLVDSKIEGPKTRKRQREEEAKDKDETLDEKMSIRRSRRSATSNAITEAPASKSQATTPEPEAVSSKDTPQKQTKKPKLPDEPLAKRTRHSAALQSVVAEKEKEEEPKKKRKKNAKKAVQQPTRMSSRLRNKK, encoded by the coding sequence ATGGATTGGAGCATTGTCGATGAGATCAGGCTGTTTCGATGGGTTTCTGAGTTTAAGCCCTGTGGGAGTCAGAATGTGGGTAATGTCAAAAAGATTGTGGATAGGCTGAACAATCCAGAGAAGTACCCTGTGTTGATGCTGCAAAAGGATACTAGTCGACGCCGTATTTCCAAAGTTTTCACTATAGAGGATGTTGTGCGGAAGCTCAGTCAGTATTACGACCTTGACGAGGCTGGCCGAGTCGAGGACGGTGTAAGAGATGTGGGCGGTGCAGATGATGACACGAGTTCTTTGCAATTAGATATTCCTGATCTGGATCATTCAGACACCAAGAGGCATGACAATCGCGAGCGAAGTCTCGCGGAAACGCTGGGCGAAGGGACACTTGATCATGACCACTCTTTTACAATTGGTTCCGATAGATCAATTGTTCGGCAGGATACCAAGAATTCTAGTTTTGTCTCTGGCGTAGAAAACAGTATTAAAGATACCTCTCAATTCAGTGCTAATAGCAGCAAAGGTAATGCCGATATGGCGCAAGAGATAAAGGTTACAGGCACTCCAAAGAAGACAGCTGATAACACAATAAGTaattttgatgatatagAAATGCCGGATGCTCACCAAGAGAGTGAGCCAGATACTCCACTGGAAActcaagaacaaaacaATGTCGAAGAGAGCGGAAAcaacaatgaagaaaaagccATAGAGGTTGATAAGGATGTTGGAAATGAAAGTATAGGGAATAGTGAGAGTGTTGCAGAGGAGCCAGCTCATATATCATCTAAAGAAGATATACCTAGTAAAGAAACTTCAAACGTGGATCATCTTTCCAAAGCTACAAATAGTAACGAGATTGAAGAGAACTCGATGCATAGTGGTAAAGGGGAAAAAGAGTTAGCCATAGAGCTCGAGAAATCGAATACTCAAGATGAAAAAACAGGCTTGCCCACAGAGGATGATATTGAGAATAATAATGATACAAATAAGTCGGCAGTATCAGATACCGAACAGAGTAAGGATGAAAGCGCTACAATAGGTGATAATAAGAAAGAGAATACGGCTCAAGAAATTCAAACAAGCGAACAACATTCTTCTAGATCCCCAGCGAATGATGTGAATGATGATTCTTTAAAATCTGCACACGAAACACAAGTCAACGAGTTCGAAAAAGATGAAACTAGTGGGACCAATCAACCAATTAAAGAAGACAGTAtgtcaaagaaaatacctGAAGAGATAAAAGAGACAACTACTGCAGCTGGTGTTAATTGTGGTGAGGAAAGTGAGATCAGaaaagatgatgaggaaACATCGACGTTAAGCTCGGTTGATGAGTCGTCAAATATGAATGATAGCAATCAATTAGAAGAAGTCGATGTTGAGATAAATAAGAATAGTGAAGAAGGGTCTCCAATATCTGAACTCAACGGCAAACAAATcacagaagaaaatgcACTAGCAAATAAAGATACACCAGATGGTGACACTAAGGAAGCTGCTCCTACAGAGAAGAAAACTGAAACACAGGATATCGAGAGCACCTCTGAAGCTGGTGAGCTTAGGGTTCATGAAGGCAATGAAAAGGAGACTACGAGCGACTCTAATaatcaagaacaagagaATAAGGAGTCTGATTTAGATATTGCATTAGCTAAAAATGATGTTGAGCAAGAGCTACAAAACGATAATGTCACTGAAAACACTACAATTGATAGAGAATCAAATGACGGTACTTTACAGGAATCTGAAACGCAGGATAAAGTTGAGGTAGCTCCAATTGGAAACTCGGATATCAAAAGTGAGGACAAGGGCGAGTTCCAGGATACATCAATTGTGaatgaaaacaatgaaGACACACAAGTAAATTCAGAAGAAGCAAATGATGATAGAGACATCTCAGACAACAAAGGAGAAAGTAACGAGAAATTAGAAGAAGGGAAAAAGACCGAGGAAGATAGTGGGATTAATGATAATCAAAAAGTTGATTTAAAAGATAATGATGCAAGCGACGATGTTGTAGGAGATCAAACTACTAAAGTAGGATCTAATAATGATATAGAGGACAAAAATGACGAGGAAGCCACGGTTAAGGAAACTAATAATGAAAGTAGCGAAGAACAGGATTATATGGCAGCAAATACCGAAGATAAAGACACAAATGAGGATGAGAAACTGGTAGATTCAAAGATTGAGGGTCCAAAGACAAGAAAAAGacaaagagaagaagaagcgaAGGACAAGGACGAGACACTGGATGAGAAAATGAGCATTCGCAGAAGTAGAAGAAGTGCCACGTCAAATGCAATTACTGAAGCGCCAGCTTCAAAATCTCAGGCCACCACACCGGAGCCTGAAGCAGTCTCCAGCAAAGATACACCTCAAAAACAGACTAAGAAGCCAAAACTACCTGATGAACCATTGGCGAAGAGGACAAGGCATTCGGCTGCATTACAATCTGTAGTTGCCGAAAaggagaaagaagaagagcctaaaaagaagagaaaaaagaacGCAAAAAAAGCTGTTCAACAACCAACACGTATGTCAAGTCGGTTACGGAACAAGAAATAG
- the NAM9 gene encoding mitochondrial 37S ribosomal protein uS4m (CAGL0K09768g~Ortholog(s) have structural constituent of ribosome activity and mitochondrial membrane, mitochondrial small ribosomal subunit localization) yields MPRKAVLLNSLTRGRVRTSFNKYNLFNLYKKGNIDFRSKSLYQQKWSAKQETRAYHGEHITESRWQTMFSPKLDSVAQLDASLRGGVTKETPFLMQTFATLEKRLDFAVFRAMFASSVRQARQFILHGNVYVNGVKIKHPGYTLKPGDTFNVKPEKVLQALGSKKPSFEEALKVDKKQVVLWNKYVKEAKTNPQKAWSDKVAKFESMLDTNEKKHEFLKRLKKEDTNLQNEEYKILKALTPKDILAEIISIHLKKAKDDTTPVPIEEFKTLAKYDEAILPTIHKIYETYLFSKTILLDKLKGKNKEEIKEFASSLISPKDDAKKDLIASSKTSLREGKNQLSDFVKKYSQSVINHFKNKQTDGSIANSSFDPKWAENLKYHPRLDLEAIKEDEVKAREAINLPWQSKHLYGRKDSNKPYFTPWKPRPFLAPFAILPHHLEISFKTCHAVYLRDPVARPGHSEVISPFDIPVHERAYMYYIRRGK; encoded by the coding sequence ATGCCTCGTAAGGCGGTGTTGTTGAACTCGTTGACTAGAGGGCGTGTACGTACCTCGTTCAACAAGTACAATTTGTTCAATCTGTACAAGAAAGGTAACATAGATTTCAGGTCTAAGTCGCTATACCAGCAGAAATGGTCCGCTAAACAGGAAACGAGGGCTTATCACGGTGAGCATATCACTGAGAGCAGATGGCAGACTATGTTCAGTCCCAAGCTGGACTCTGTGGCTCAGCTGGATGCATCGCTGAGAGGTGGTGTAACCAAGGAGACTCCATTTTTGATGCAAACCTTTGCTACGTTGGAGAAAAGACTGGACTTTGCTGTTTTCAGAGCAATGTTTGCGTCTTCTGTGAGACAAGCCAGGCAATTTATCCTGCATGGTAATGTATATGTAAACGGTGTAAAGATCAAACACCCAGGATATACTCTCAAACCTGGTGACACTTTCAATGTGAAACCTGAAAAGGTCTTACAAGCATTGGGTAGCAAAAAGCCAAGCTTTGAAGAGGCATTGAAAGTCGACAAGAAACAAGTTGTTCTTTGGAATAAATATGTTAAAGAAGCCAAAACCAATCCACAAAAAGCATGGTCCGATAAAGTAGCTAAATTCGAGTCCATGCTAGATACAAACGAGAAGAAACATGAATTCTTGAAAagattgaagaaagaagataCAAATCTACAAAACGAAGAATATAAAATCTTAAAGGCATTAACCCCAAAGGATATCCTTGCAGAAATTATTAGCATTCACCTAAAAAAAGCTAAAGATGATACTACACCAGTACCAATTGAGGAATTCAAGACGTTGGCCAAATATGATGAAGCAATTTTGCCAACTATACACAAAATCTATGAGACTTACCTATTCTCGAAGACTATTTTGCTAGATAAGTTGAAAGGtaagaacaaagaagaaataaaagaatttgCATCTTCTTTGATATCTCCAAAGGATGATGCTAAAAAAGACCTAATTGCCAGTTCCAAGACTTCTCTAAGAGAGGGGAAAAACCAGCTTTCAGATTTTGTCAAGAAGTACTCCCAATCAGTGATAAATCATTTCAAGAACAAACAGACTGATGGTTCTATTGCTAACAGTAGTTTTGACCCAAAATGGGCAGAGAACTTAAAATACCATCCACGTTTGGATTTGGAGGCCATTAAAGAAGACGAGGTAAAAGCTAGGGAAGCAATCAACTTACCATGGCAATCAAAGCATTTATATGGTAGAAAGGATTCCAACAAACCTTATTTCACACCATGGAAGCCAAGACCATTTTTGGCACCATTCGCTATTTTACCACATCATCTAGAAATTTCATTCAAGACTTGTCATGCTGTCTACTTGAGAGATCCAGTTGCTCGTCCAGGTCATTCCGAAGTGATATCACCATTTGATATTCCAGTACATGAACGTGCATACATGTACTACATCAGAAGAGGTAAATGA
- a CDS encoding RNA recognition motif domain-containing protein (CAGL0K09812g~Has domain(s) with predicted nucleic acid binding, nucleotide binding activity) — MAVRVRVRGRKSKGKGHGHGGERITVKQEAGEDIDQLVQVQKPRAKLRVQEAATQKRREKPAARVTPAREVPLADRIEVKHKSVKTSRTGSNDRQRNRANGVDPFERMIRHQLGVIGYTEITNPQMKRFLSLSTPNKINAMRGLGFTDERIMSLFNSTGVKVTELSMKKADQMQKQKQNQKDSSDTGFGKRKEKSTNGVRNNTQSIEGTPSTIVDTPRNGLEIPLMSPGLAITNRNKLVISTSTKPDNGNLLTIYNLTLGLDQEKLKDILESYGNTEIDKVVVRDLPTGSAMATVHLKEPSTEELIRVRDFFHGATVDGRTIQVMISADPTKNLSSAI; from the coding sequence ATGGCGGTGAGAGTTCGAGTGCGAGGTCGCAAGAGTAAAGGGAAAGGGCATGGCCATGGCGGTGAGCGCATTACTGTGAAACAGGAGGCTGGTGAGGACATTGATCAGCTGGTACAGGTGCAAAAACCGCGTGCTAAGCTTCGAGTCCAAGAAGCTGCCACTCAGAAGCGCAGGGAGAAGCCTGCAGCGCGGGTAACACCTGCAAGGGAGGTTCCACTTGCTGATAGGATAGAAGTAAAACACAAATCTGTGAAAACCAGTAGAACTGGCAGTAATGACCGACAGAGAAACAGGGCTAATGGGGTGGACCCTTTCGAAAGGATGATCCGCCACCAGTTAGGTGTCATTGGCTACACTGAGATCACAAATCCTCAGATGAAACGGTTTCTCAGCCTGTCGACACCAAATAAGATCAACGCTATGAGGGGTCTAGGCTTTACCGATGAACGTATAATGAGCTTATTCAATAGCACTGGTGTTAAAGTAACAGAGCTTTCCATGAAGAAGGCAGACCAGATGCAAaagcaaaaacaaaatcaaaaagaCTCCAGCGATACTGGTTTtggcaaaagaaaagaaaagagtaCAAATGGAGTTAGAAACAATACACAGTCTATAGAAGGAACACCTAGTACAATTGTAGATACACCAAGAAACGGACTAGAGATTCCTCTTATGTCACCGGGTCTTGCGATCACTAATCGCAACAAATTAGTAATATCTACTTCCACCAAGCCAGATAATGGGAACCTGCTTACAATTTACAATTTGACTCTCGGATTGGATCAGgaaaaattaaaagataTCCTAGAGAGCTATGGCAATACCGAGATTGATAAAGTTGTAGTTCGTGACTTACCTACCGGATCTGCAATGGCCACAGTTCACTTGAAAGAACCCTCTACCGAAGAATTGATCAGAGTGAGAGACTTCTTTCACGGTGCCACTGTCGATGGCAGAACAATTCAAGTAATGATATCAGCAGATCCAACTAAGAACCTGTCTTCTGCCATTTGA